One genomic window of Terriglobia bacterium includes the following:
- a CDS encoding SUMF1/EgtB/PvdO family nonheme iron enzyme produces MSTGSAPPTRDELARQLRDARARTLQLVSGLSDEQLMGPRLAIVNPLRWEVGHVGWFQESWALRHLWSEPPSRRDGDSLYDSSRVAHDTRWDLPLPTMAETLEFARGVLERILHRIATHEPDGKAAYFYRLALFHEDMHDEAFTYTRQTLGYPEPRLAAAAPPPDEAGPLPGDVEVPGGTHLLGGTRDSPFVFDNEKWAHGVTVAPFRIARAPVTNAEFAEFVEAGGYRAERFWTPGGWRWRASVAAERPVYWEQAPGGGFVWRRYDRVVPLAPHAPVIHVNAFEADGYCRWAGRRLPTEAEWELAATGPAEVGRKRPFPWGDEPPTSEHANLDGRWGGCVDVAALPAGDSAFGCRQMIGNVWEWTASRFLPYPGFVADPYKDYSEPWFATPHRVLRGGCWATRGRLLRNTWRNFYEPHRRDVLGGFRTCAP; encoded by the coding sequence ATGAGCACCGGGAGCGCACCTCCGACGCGCGACGAGCTGGCCCGGCAGCTCCGGGACGCGCGTGCGCGCACGCTCCAGCTCGTGTCAGGCCTGAGCGACGAGCAGCTCATGGGCCCCAGGCTCGCCATCGTCAACCCGCTGCGCTGGGAAGTGGGACACGTGGGCTGGTTCCAGGAGAGCTGGGCCCTGCGCCACCTCTGGAGCGAGCCCCCGTCGAGGCGGGACGGCGACTCGCTCTACGACTCGTCCAGGGTCGCGCACGACACGCGCTGGGACCTGCCGCTGCCCACCATGGCGGAGACGCTCGAGTTCGCGCGTGGCGTCCTGGAGCGGATCCTCCACCGGATCGCGACGCACGAGCCGGACGGGAAGGCCGCCTACTTCTACCGCCTGGCGCTCTTCCACGAGGACATGCACGACGAGGCCTTCACGTACACCCGCCAGACGCTGGGCTATCCCGAGCCGCGCCTCGCGGCGGCCGCCCCTCCTCCCGACGAGGCCGGCCCGCTCCCGGGCGACGTGGAGGTGCCAGGCGGGACGCATCTCCTCGGGGGAACCCGCGACTCGCCGTTCGTGTTCGACAACGAGAAGTGGGCGCACGGGGTGACGGTCGCCCCGTTCCGGATCGCCCGAGCGCCGGTGACGAACGCCGAGTTCGCCGAGTTCGTCGAAGCGGGAGGCTATCGCGCGGAGCGGTTCTGGACCCCTGGGGGCTGGCGCTGGCGCGCGTCGGTGGCTGCGGAGCGCCCCGTCTACTGGGAGCAGGCGCCCGGAGGCGGGTTCGTTTGGCGGCGCTACGACCGGGTCGTCCCGCTCGCGCCGCACGCCCCGGTGATCCACGTCAACGCGTTCGAGGCCGACGGTTATTGCCGCTGGGCGGGACGCCGCCTGCCGACGGAAGCCGAATGGGAGCTGGCGGCCACCGGTCCCGCCGAGGTTGGCCGCAAGCGGCCGTTCCCCTGGGGTGATGAGCCGCCGACGTCCGAGCACGCCAACCTCGACGGAAGGTGGGGCGGGTGCGTCGACGTGGCCGCCCTGCCCGCGGGGGACAGCGCGTTCGGCTGCCGCCAGATGATCGGAAACGTTTGGGAGTGGACCGCGTCTCGCTTCCTGCCGTACCCCGGCTTCGTCGCGGACCCCTACAAGGACTACTCGGAGCCCTGGTTCGCGACCCCGCACCGCGTCCTGCGGGGCGGCTGCTGGGCGACCCGCGGGCGACTCTTGCGCAACACCTGGCGGAACTTCTACGAGCCCCACCGCCGCGACGTGCTCGGCGGCTTCAGGACCTGCGCGCCGTAA
- a CDS encoding c-type cytochrome — protein sequence MTTSRLARLVPVLMAALGAGAIVAVLAAAAESPRSQAPQAPVPAPPGGAPPRTGPPPRPPTHEEKAEAYFKNIQVLKGYPADEVVPTMQFIAASLGVECEFCHVERANEKDDKKEKLTARKMISMTQAINRDSFEGKREVTCNSCHRGESKPVAIPAVFDPNLPREPEEGSPEAKAPELPAAGAVLDRYLAAVGGGEALEKITSRVQKGRMSGFGPAEMPIEVYAQAPDKRISIVHTPRGDSLTAFDGKAGWLGNSGRPARDMSAAESEAARLDADMRLPSHLKAMFKEFKVVRPEKIEGRDANHVIAMNEGRPPVDLWFDAESGLLVRMMRYSETILGRSPTRIDYADYRDADGVKIPYRWAISRPSGRFEIRVDDVQQNVPIEGSRFEKPASS from the coding sequence ATGACCACGAGCCGTCTAGCCCGTCTCGTCCCCGTCCTGATGGCGGCCCTCGGGGCCGGCGCCATCGTCGCGGTCCTCGCGGCGGCGGCGGAGTCCCCGCGCTCCCAGGCCCCCCAGGCCCCGGTTCCCGCCCCTCCCGGCGGGGCGCCGCCGCGCACGGGACCGCCGCCCAGGCCTCCCACCCACGAGGAGAAGGCCGAGGCGTACTTCAAGAACATCCAGGTCCTCAAGGGGTACCCTGCGGACGAGGTGGTCCCGACGATGCAGTTCATCGCGGCGTCCCTCGGCGTGGAATGCGAGTTTTGCCACGTGGAGCGCGCCAACGAGAAGGACGACAAGAAGGAGAAGCTGACCGCGCGGAAGATGATCTCGATGACGCAGGCGATCAACCGGGACAGCTTCGAAGGGAAGCGCGAGGTCACCTGCAACTCCTGCCACCGCGGCGAGTCGAAACCGGTGGCGATACCGGCCGTCTTCGACCCGAACCTGCCGAGGGAGCCCGAGGAGGGCTCGCCCGAGGCGAAGGCCCCCGAGCTCCCGGCCGCCGGCGCGGTCCTCGACAGGTACCTGGCGGCCGTCGGCGGAGGCGAGGCGCTCGAGAAGATCACGAGCCGCGTCCAGAAGGGAAGGATGTCCGGGTTCGGCCCGGCCGAGATGCCCATCGAGGTGTACGCCCAGGCCCCCGACAAGAGGATCTCCATCGTGCACACGCCGAGGGGCGACAGCCTCACCGCCTTCGACGGCAAGGCGGGTTGGCTCGGGAACAGCGGCCGCCCGGCGCGCGACATGTCGGCCGCCGAGAGCGAGGCGGCGCGTCTCGACGCGGACATGCGCCTCCCGTCCCACCTCAAGGCGATGTTCAAGGAGTTCAAGGTCGTGCGGCCCGAGAAGATCGAGGGCCGCGACGCCAACCACGTGATCGCGATGAACGAGGGGCGGCCTCCCGTCGACCTCTGGTTCGACGCTGAGTCGGGGCTCCTCGTGCGGATGATGCGGTACTCCGAGACGATCCTCGGCCGCAGCCCGACCCGGATCGACTACGCGGACTACCGGGACGCCGACGGGGTCAAGATTCCGTACAGGTGGGCGATCTCGCGCCCCTCGGGCCGGTTCGAGATCCGGGTGGACGACGTCCAGCAGAACGTGCCGATCGAGGGCTCCCGGTTCGAGAAGCCGGCGTCGTCCTGA
- a CDS encoding ABC transporter ATP-binding protein encodes MQLVLEDVSKVYRGRVEALRGVRMSLGAGVFGLLGPNGAGKSTLMRILATVTRPTAGRVAWNGVDVVREPDRLRTVLGYLPQDFGVYPNLSAVEFLDYLAAVKGIGAAAARRRIEELLVLVNLTSAARRPLGGYSGGMRQRVGIAQALLNDPEVLIVDEPTAGLDPEERVRFRNLLSELSGERIVLLSTHIVSDVEAAATKIAILDRGELLAHGAPEALLRSVAGRVWEVVVPSAELAALRGSHLVSAIANRADGVHARVVSASPPDPSARPLEPSLEDAYLSVLASRRGGAAGAAA; translated from the coding sequence ATGCAGCTCGTCCTCGAAGACGTGAGCAAGGTCTACCGCGGGCGCGTCGAGGCGCTCCGCGGTGTGCGGATGTCCTTGGGAGCCGGCGTGTTCGGACTCCTGGGCCCCAACGGGGCGGGGAAGTCGACGCTCATGCGGATCCTGGCCACGGTCACGCGGCCGACCGCGGGCCGGGTCGCCTGGAACGGCGTCGACGTCGTCCGCGAGCCGGATCGCCTCCGCACGGTCCTGGGGTACCTGCCGCAGGACTTCGGCGTCTATCCCAACCTCAGCGCCGTGGAGTTCCTCGACTACCTTGCGGCGGTCAAGGGGATCGGGGCGGCCGCGGCGCGGAGGCGCATCGAGGAGCTGCTGGTGCTGGTCAATCTCACCAGCGCGGCCCGGCGGCCCCTGGGCGGCTACTCCGGCGGGATGCGGCAGCGCGTCGGGATCGCCCAGGCCCTCCTGAACGACCCTGAGGTCCTGATCGTGGACGAGCCCACGGCGGGCCTCGACCCGGAGGAGCGGGTCCGCTTCCGCAACCTGCTCTCCGAGCTGTCGGGCGAGCGGATCGTCCTCCTCTCCACGCACATCGTCTCGGACGTCGAGGCGGCCGCGACGAAGATCGCCATCCTCGATCGCGGCGAGCTCCTGGCCCACGGCGCGCCGGAGGCGCTCCTCCGGTCGGTGGCCGGCCGCGTGTGGGAGGTGGTGGTCCCCAGCGCGGAGCTGGCAGCGCTCCGCGGCAGCCACCTCGTGAGCGCCATCGCGAACCGCGCCGACGGGGTGCATGCCCGCGTCGTGTCCGCCTCGCCGCCGGACCCGTCGGCGCGCCCGCTCGAGCCGTCCCTCGAGGATGCCTATCTCTCCGTCCTCGCCTCGCGCCGCGGCGGCGCGGCCGGGGCCGCGGCGTGA
- a CDS encoding ATP-binding cassette domain-containing protein gives MIEVLGLSKRYPGGAAVDDVSFVVPAGEMLALVGRSGSGKTTTLKMINRLVEPSAGRVRVDGEDVTRLEPHVLRRRIGYVFQGVGLFPHLTVGENVAVPLRLAHWEAGRIAARVAELLELVELDPALGSRRTSELSGGQLQRVGVARALAASPKVMLLDEPFGALDPITRDHVQRSFMALRLRVRPTAVFVTHDMAEALMLADRVGVMHAGRLLQVGTPSELSRAPADERVAQLLETPRRQARAIDALLQGPANG, from the coding sequence ATGATCGAGGTCCTGGGGCTGAGCAAGCGCTATCCGGGCGGCGCCGCCGTGGACGACGTGTCCTTCGTCGTACCGGCGGGGGAGATGCTGGCGCTCGTGGGGCGCTCGGGCTCCGGGAAGACCACGACGCTCAAGATGATCAACCGGCTCGTCGAGCCCAGCGCGGGACGCGTGCGGGTGGACGGGGAGGACGTGACCCGGCTCGAGCCCCACGTCCTGCGCCGGCGGATCGGCTACGTCTTCCAGGGGGTCGGGCTGTTCCCGCACCTGACCGTCGGCGAGAACGTCGCCGTTCCCCTGCGCCTGGCCCACTGGGAGGCCGGCCGGATCGCGGCCAGGGTCGCCGAGCTCCTGGAGCTCGTCGAGCTGGACCCGGCGCTCGGGAGCCGGAGGACCTCCGAGCTGTCCGGCGGGCAGCTGCAGCGCGTGGGCGTCGCGCGCGCCCTCGCGGCCTCCCCGAAGGTGATGCTGCTGGACGAGCCGTTCGGGGCGCTCGATCCGATCACCCGCGACCACGTCCAGCGATCGTTCATGGCGCTGCGCCTCAGGGTGCGGCCGACCGCGGTGTTCGTCACGCACGACATGGCCGAGGCGCTGATGCTCGCCGACCGCGTCGGCGTGATGCACGCCGGCCGCCTCCTGCAGGTGGGGACGCCCTCCGAGCTCTCGCGCGCTCCGGCGGACGAGCGCGTCGCGCAGCTCCTCGAGACGCCGCGCCGCCAGGCGCGGGCGATCGACGCGCTCCTTCAGGGGCCGGCGAATGGGTGA
- a CDS encoding response regulator transcription factor, whose translation MSEALRVVITEDDRLYREGLETLLSAEPDVEIAGVFPQPAGLLEAARAAAESAGEGRWDIAVMDIEMPGMNGIEATRELKRILPEVGVVILTVFEESVKILEAICAGADGYLLKTAGPGEIIEQLRLVAAGGSPLTPGVARTVVGLLRRFSERVEPSLAAVPPVELSDRELAVIRGLARGLSYKQVAADLEISIDSVRSYVRRLYRKLRVHSVTEAILRAMKSGLV comes from the coding sequence ATGAGCGAAGCGCTTCGCGTGGTGATCACCGAGGACGACCGCCTCTACCGCGAGGGTCTCGAGACGCTCCTGTCCGCGGAGCCGGACGTCGAGATCGCCGGCGTGTTCCCGCAGCCGGCGGGCCTGCTGGAGGCGGCGCGGGCCGCCGCAGAGAGCGCCGGCGAAGGCCGTTGGGACATCGCCGTGATGGACATCGAGATGCCGGGGATGAACGGCATCGAAGCCACGAGGGAGCTCAAGCGGATCCTCCCGGAAGTGGGCGTCGTCATCCTCACCGTCTTCGAGGAGTCGGTGAAGATCCTGGAAGCGATCTGTGCCGGGGCCGACGGGTACCTGCTCAAGACCGCGGGGCCGGGGGAGATCATCGAGCAGCTCCGGCTGGTCGCGGCCGGCGGCTCGCCGCTCACTCCGGGCGTGGCGCGGACCGTCGTCGGCCTGCTGCGGCGCTTCAGCGAGCGCGTCGAGCCGAGCCTCGCGGCGGTCCCGCCCGTCGAGCTGAGCGACCGCGAGCTGGCGGTGATCCGGGGACTCGCCCGGGGGCTCTCCTACAAGCAGGTCGCCGCCGACCTCGAGATCTCCATCGACTCGGTGCGAAGCTACGTCAGGCGGCTCTACCGGAAGCTGCGCGTCCACAGCGTGACCGAGGCGATCCTCCGCGCGATGAAGAGCGGACTCGTCTGA
- a CDS encoding TIGR04348 family glycosyltransferase → MRIVIACPAPRGAHSGNRVTAERWRTLLRELGHVATIDRDAGAGPADLLVAVHATRSAAAIARFRRRSPRAPTIVTLAGTDLYVDLPGAPEAWGALEPASRLVVLHPLAAESLPPGLRDKTRVILQSARAPAAAPPRSRRFFDVAVAAHLRGVKDPFRAEEAVRGLPSSSRLRVRHAGRVLESGLGREARRRAAANPRYSWLGERSGSEARRLIAGSRLLVVTSRSEGGANVVSEAVVSGVPVVATRIPCTIGLLGEGYPGFFEVGDTAGLRRLLLRAEGEPGFLRTLAAWCRGRRPLFAPARERGAWRRLLGELGL, encoded by the coding sequence ATGAGGATCGTGATCGCCTGCCCCGCGCCTCGCGGCGCGCACAGCGGAAATCGGGTGACCGCCGAGCGCTGGCGGACGTTGCTGCGCGAGCTGGGACACGTGGCGACGATTGACCGCGATGCGGGCGCGGGTCCCGCGGACCTGCTCGTCGCCGTCCACGCGACCCGCTCCGCGGCCGCGATCGCGCGCTTCCGCCGGCGCTCGCCCCGAGCCCCGACGATCGTGACGCTCGCAGGGACCGACCTCTACGTCGATCTGCCGGGCGCCCCCGAGGCATGGGGGGCTCTCGAGCCGGCATCCCGGCTCGTCGTGCTCCACCCGCTGGCCGCGGAGAGCCTGCCGCCCGGGCTGCGCGACAAGACCCGGGTCATCCTGCAGTCGGCGCGCGCTCCGGCCGCGGCGCCGCCGCGCTCCCGCCGTTTCTTCGACGTGGCGGTCGCCGCGCACCTGCGCGGTGTGAAGGACCCGTTCCGGGCGGAGGAGGCCGTGCGCGGCCTGCCGAGCTCGTCGAGGCTCAGGGTGCGGCACGCGGGCCGCGTCCTCGAATCGGGACTCGGTCGCGAGGCGCGACGGAGGGCGGCGGCGAACCCCCGCTACTCGTGGCTCGGCGAGCGCTCCGGCAGTGAGGCGCGACGTCTGATCGCCGGCTCGCGGCTCCTCGTGGTCACCTCGCGGAGCGAGGGGGGCGCGAACGTGGTCTCGGAGGCGGTCGTCTCCGGCGTGCCGGTGGTCGCCACGCGCATCCCCTGCACGATCGGTCTCCTCGGCGAGGGGTATCCGGGCTTCTTCGAGGTGGGGGATACCGCCGGGCTGCGGCGGCTGCTGCTTCGCGCGGAGGGGGAGCCCGGGTTCCTCCGGACGCTCGCCGCCTGGTGCCGCGGGCGCCGGCCGCTGTTCGCCCCGGCGCGCGAGCGAGGCGCCTGGAGGCGGCTCCTGGGGGAGCTGGGCCTCTGA
- a CDS encoding cysteine synthase family protein: protein MVGNTPLLAIEVTYAGKERVIYAKAEYLNLTGSIKDRMALHILRQGYERGVLAPDCPIVEATSGNTGISFAAIGRAIGHPVTIFMPDWMSQERVALIRSLGAEIVLVSKEQGGFLGCIRLAQESAARHPGTFLPRQFSNDDNVDAHATSTGPEIWWQMQFHYRRPDAFVAGVGTGGTVMGVGRFLRGKAPGIKLHPIEPANSPTLSTGCKVGKHRIQGISDEFIPPIVDLARLDRVVSVDDGDAILMAQRLARELGLGVGISSGANFIGALEVQSQLGPDSVVVTVFPDDNKKYLSTALLEKEPERDGFLSPRVTLRRYEAFKRVCNTCCDPAECAETPPAGFVADWEPLPSCPRPRRGSP from the coding sequence CTGGTCGGCAACACCCCGCTGCTCGCCATCGAGGTCACGTACGCCGGCAAGGAGCGCGTGATCTACGCGAAGGCGGAGTACCTCAACCTCACGGGGAGCATCAAGGACCGGATGGCGCTCCACATCCTGCGCCAGGGGTACGAGCGCGGCGTCCTAGCCCCGGACTGCCCGATCGTCGAGGCCACCAGCGGCAACACCGGGATCTCGTTCGCCGCCATCGGGCGGGCGATCGGCCACCCGGTGACGATCTTCATGCCCGACTGGATGAGCCAGGAGCGGGTCGCGCTCATCCGCAGCCTGGGGGCCGAGATCGTCCTGGTCAGCAAGGAGCAGGGCGGCTTCCTGGGATGCATCCGCCTGGCCCAGGAGTCGGCGGCGCGCCATCCCGGAACGTTCCTCCCCCGGCAGTTCTCGAACGACGACAACGTGGACGCCCACGCGACGAGCACCGGCCCGGAGATCTGGTGGCAGATGCAGTTCCACTACCGGCGGCCCGACGCGTTCGTCGCCGGCGTCGGCACCGGCGGAACGGTGATGGGGGTCGGCCGGTTCCTGCGCGGGAAGGCTCCCGGCATCAAGCTGCATCCGATCGAGCCCGCCAACTCGCCGACCCTCTCCACGGGCTGCAAGGTCGGGAAGCACCGGATCCAGGGGATCTCCGACGAGTTCATCCCGCCGATCGTGGACCTCGCCCGGCTCGATCGGGTGGTGAGCGTCGACGACGGCGACGCGATCCTGATGGCGCAGCGGCTCGCGCGCGAGCTCGGCCTCGGCGTCGGCATCTCCTCGGGGGCCAACTTCATCGGGGCGCTGGAAGTTCAGAGCCAGCTCGGGCCCGACTCGGTGGTCGTGACCGTCTTTCCCGACGACAACAAGAAGTACCTCAGCACGGCCCTGCTCGAGAAGGAGCCGGAGCGCGACGGCTTCCTGTCCCCTCGCGTGACCCTGAGGCGCTACGAGGCGTTCAAGCGGGTCTGCAACACCTGCTGCGACCCCGCCGAGTGCGCCGAGACGCCGCCCGCCGGTTTCGTCGCAGACTGGGAGCCGCTCCCGAGCTGTCCCCGCCCGCGGCGAGGGTCCCCGTAA
- a CDS encoding transglutaminase domain-containing protein translates to MAHPRRWVLVSLGAALFAALALAAASDRPAERSFHFTYTAALNDIPEGAKKVAVWLPYPGSDAHQEISHISVRCPYPTRVTKDPEYGNTTLYVEVDHPAKPSFEIDVSFDVTRREYVRRDFDKAGKSGPSAKEVPSRYLAADRLVPLNERIHGLASEITAGKTSDLEKARAIYDYVVANMRYDKSGTGWGNGDILWACDAKRGNCTDFHALFIGLCRAVGIPARFSIGFPLPEKRGEGEIPGYHCWAEFFLSGYGWVPVDASEAAKRPDKKEYFFGAHDENRVQLSTGRDIVLDPREAGPPLNYFVYPYAEVDGAPFKEIGRKFTFQDRAAVKAAAESRS, encoded by the coding sequence ATGGCTCATCCGCGGCGGTGGGTTCTCGTCTCTCTCGGCGCGGCGCTCTTCGCCGCGCTCGCTCTCGCGGCGGCCTCGGACCGGCCCGCGGAGCGTAGCTTCCACTTCACCTACACGGCGGCGCTCAACGACATCCCGGAGGGCGCGAAGAAGGTCGCGGTCTGGCTCCCCTACCCCGGGAGCGACGCCCACCAGGAGATCTCCCACATCAGCGTGCGCTGCCCGTACCCGACCCGGGTCACGAAAGACCCGGAATACGGCAACACGACCCTCTACGTCGAGGTCGATCACCCCGCGAAGCCCTCGTTCGAGATCGACGTCTCGTTCGACGTGACGCGCAGGGAATACGTCCGGCGGGACTTCGACAAGGCCGGGAAGAGCGGCCCGTCCGCGAAGGAGGTCCCCTCTCGGTACCTGGCGGCCGACCGCCTGGTCCCCTTGAACGAGAGGATCCACGGTCTCGCGTCCGAGATCACCGCGGGGAAGACGTCCGACCTCGAGAAGGCGCGCGCGATCTACGACTACGTGGTCGCCAACATGAGGTACGACAAGTCGGGCACCGGCTGGGGGAACGGCGACATCCTCTGGGCCTGCGACGCCAAGCGCGGCAACTGCACCGACTTCCACGCCCTGTTCATCGGCCTCTGCCGCGCGGTGGGCATTCCCGCGCGCTTCTCCATCGGCTTCCCGCTTCCCGAAAAGCGCGGCGAGGGGGAGATCCCGGGCTACCACTGCTGGGCGGAGTTCTTCCTGAGCGGGTACGGCTGGGTCCCGGTGGACGCCTCGGAGGCCGCCAAGCGTCCCGACAAGAAGGAGTACTTCTTCGGCGCGCACGACGAGAACCGGGTTCAGCTGAGCACCGGCCGGGACATCGTCCTCGACCCGAGGGAGGCCGGTCCTCCGCTCAACTACTTCGTCTACCCGTACGCCGAGGTGGACGGCGCGCCGTTCAAGGAGATCGGGAGGAAGTTCACGTTCCAGGATCGCGCGGCGGTCAAGGCGGCGGCGGAATCGCGGTCGTAG
- the egtD gene encoding L-histidine N(alpha)-methyltransferase yields the protein MRLPPRPSVARSLAAGAARDRMAAEVRAGLSARPLPTLPCKYFYDRRGGELFDAITRLPEYYPYRTEEAILRSVAHEVVSLVAPRELAELGSGLGVKTRLFLDAMRSRGFLERCVLLDISESVLERSIAGLTSDYPALEARGIVGDFVLDLASLGPGGGRLVLFLAGTIGNLHPDEVPGFLSALARQLEPGDGFLLGIDLVKDEGRLEAAYNDSAGVTAEFNRNILRVVNAGLSADFVPEAFEHVAFYDRERAWIEMRLRATRDMRVRLPGASIELLLRAGEEIRTELSCKYTRESFEARLPGTGLGIERWTTDPDGLFASVLLRRAA from the coding sequence ATGCGGCTCCCGCCTCGACCCAGCGTCGCCCGGTCCCTCGCTGCCGGCGCCGCGCGTGATCGCATGGCGGCCGAGGTCCGGGCGGGCCTCTCCGCGCGCCCGCTCCCCACGCTGCCGTGCAAGTACTTCTACGACCGGAGAGGGGGCGAGCTGTTCGACGCGATCACCCGGCTTCCGGAGTACTACCCGTATCGGACCGAGGAGGCGATCCTGCGGTCGGTGGCTCACGAGGTGGTCTCGCTCGTCGCGCCTCGCGAGCTGGCGGAGCTGGGCTCCGGTCTCGGGGTCAAGACGCGCCTCTTCCTCGACGCGATGCGGTCGCGGGGGTTCCTCGAGCGCTGCGTGCTGCTGGACATCAGCGAGAGCGTGCTGGAGCGGTCGATCGCGGGCCTGACCTCCGACTACCCGGCCCTCGAGGCGAGGGGGATCGTCGGCGATTTCGTCCTGGACCTCGCGTCGCTCGGTCCCGGCGGGGGGCGGCTCGTCCTGTTCCTCGCCGGCACCATCGGCAACCTGCATCCCGACGAGGTGCCGGGGTTCCTCTCGGCGCTGGCGCGCCAGCTCGAGCCGGGCGACGGCTTCCTCCTGGGGATCGACCTCGTCAAGGACGAGGGGAGGCTCGAGGCCGCGTACAACGACTCGGCCGGAGTCACCGCGGAGTTCAATCGCAACATCCTCCGCGTCGTCAACGCCGGCCTCTCGGCCGACTTCGTCCCCGAGGCGTTCGAGCACGTCGCCTTCTACGACCGCGAGCGCGCCTGGATCGAGATGCGCCTCAGGGCCACCCGCGACATGCGCGTGCGCCTGCCCGGCGCGTCGATCGAGCTTCTGCTCCGGGCCGGGGAGGAGATTCGCACCGAGCTGTCCTGCAAGTACACGCGGGAGTCGTTCGAGGCGCGCCTCCCCGGCACCGGGCTCGGGATCGAGCGCTGGACCACCGACCCCGACGGGCTGTTCGCCTCCGTGCTGCTGCGGCGCGCGGCATGA
- a CDS encoding ABC transporter permease/substrate-binding protein, with product MGEQLALLPSLLTAHVQLVLAALLAGTAIAVPAGILVTRVKRLEAPVLAAAALVQTIPALALLAVMVPLLAALGLPGIGWLPALLGLVLYSLLPILRNTVTGLAGLDPAMIEAARGVGMTPGQQLRLVELPLALPVILAGVRTATVWTVGMATLSTPVGAPSLGNYIFGGLQTRNLDAVLVGCVSAAALALVLDGLVLAVARGYGERRPWLKRVGGAGLLGLLAWAVAALPGAGPAERPVRIGAKPFTEQAVLAEILAAKVRGATGSPAEVVSSLGSAVAFDALARGEIDAYVDYTGTIWATLMKRPGAGPGRGALLDEVRLWLAETHGMRLIARLGFENTYAFALRRERADALGVRTLSGLVPFARRLRAAGDYEIWGRGEWASVRRTYGIDFAERRSMDPSLMYAAIAAGQVDVITAYSSDGRIAAYDLVTLEDDRGAIPPYDAVVLASRSFARRRPDAVAALSSLDGTIDVARMRGLNREVDEAGRSPKAVAAEFLGPPASRPTTAIPPPP from the coding sequence ATGGGTGAGCAGCTCGCGCTGCTCCCGTCGCTGCTGACGGCGCACGTGCAGCTCGTCCTCGCAGCGCTCCTCGCGGGGACGGCGATCGCGGTCCCCGCCGGCATCCTGGTGACCCGCGTGAAGCGGCTCGAGGCGCCGGTCCTCGCCGCTGCCGCGCTCGTCCAGACCATCCCGGCGCTGGCGCTGCTCGCCGTGATGGTGCCGCTCCTCGCCGCCCTCGGCCTGCCCGGGATCGGCTGGCTCCCGGCGCTGCTCGGTCTCGTCCTCTACAGCCTCCTTCCCATCCTGCGCAACACGGTGACCGGGCTCGCCGGCCTCGACCCCGCCATGATCGAGGCCGCTCGGGGCGTGGGCATGACGCCGGGCCAGCAGCTGCGCCTCGTCGAGCTGCCGCTCGCCCTTCCCGTGATCCTGGCGGGCGTGCGAACGGCGACGGTCTGGACCGTCGGGATGGCGACCCTCTCGACGCCGGTGGGGGCCCCCAGCCTCGGCAACTACATCTTCGGCGGCCTGCAGACCCGGAACCTGGACGCCGTCCTGGTCGGCTGCGTCTCGGCCGCCGCGCTCGCGCTCGTCCTCGACGGCCTCGTGCTGGCCGTCGCCCGCGGCTACGGGGAGCGTCGCCCGTGGCTCAAGCGGGTGGGCGGCGCGGGCCTCCTCGGCCTTCTGGCGTGGGCGGTGGCGGCCCTGCCGGGCGCCGGGCCGGCTGAGCGCCCCGTGCGCATCGGCGCCAAGCCGTTCACCGAGCAGGCCGTGCTCGCGGAAATCCTCGCCGCGAAGGTGCGTGGCGCCACCGGTTCGCCGGCGGAGGTCGTCTCCTCGCTTGGCTCGGCGGTGGCCTTCGACGCCCTCGCGCGGGGCGAGATCGACGCCTACGTGGACTACACGGGGACGATCTGGGCGACCCTGATGAAGCGGCCCGGGGCGGGACCCGGCCGCGGCGCGCTGCTCGACGAAGTCCGCCTCTGGCTCGCGGAGACCCACGGCATGAGGCTCATCGCGAGGCTCGGCTTCGAGAACACCTACGCGTTCGCGCTGCGCCGCGAGCGGGCCGACGCGCTCGGCGTCCGCACGCTGAGCGGCCTCGTCCCCTTCGCGCGGCGGCTCAGGGCCGCGGGGGACTACGAGATCTGGGGGCGCGGCGAGTGGGCCTCGGTGCGCCGGACCTACGGGATCGACTTCGCGGAGCGGCGCAGCATGGACCCCTCTCTGATGTACGCGGCGATCGCGGCCGGCCAGGTGGACGTGATCACCGCCTACTCGTCGGACGGCCGGATCGCGGCGTACGACCTGGTCACGCTCGAGGACGACCGCGGGGCGATCCCGCCGTACGACGCGGTGGTCCTGGCGAGCCGATCCTTCGCCCGTCGCCGGCCCGACGCGGTCGCGGCGCTGTCGTCGCTCGACGGGACGATCGACGTGGCCCGCATGCGCGGGCTCAACCGCGAGGTGGACGAGGCGGGGCGCAGTCCCAAGGCGGTCGCGGCGGAATTCCTCGGGCCGCCTGCGTCGCGGCCTACGACCGCGATTCCGCCGCCGCCTTGA